A stretch of the bacterium genome encodes the following:
- a CDS encoding aminoacyl-histidine dipeptidase, translated as MSTLESLQPSAVWRIFEKMSAIPRGSGNEAAVLGMFKGWADRRGLPWKQDEVGNLLICIPASPGRENAPTVLIQGHVDMVCEKNAATAHDFTRDPLKLVVDGDWVKATGTTLGADNGIGVAMGLALADDRTVVHGPVEVLLTVDEERGLTGAAGVKPGFFTAKKMINLDSEDDTAIFIGCAGGRDTRYELKNRAAKAPKDSVGRKVTVLGLRGGHSGLNIHEHRGNAIKILARALQAAAAQMDVRLVEINGGSMRNAIPRECEAKVTVPKAEARRFKQLLDAFFGRIAAEELAGVDDNFAWKVATAQAPRCFSRECSATTLNLLSAIPNGVGAMSLDIPGLVETSTNLGVVKTDGLRVEIVCCSRSSVMSSLHDLVEQHRALGLLAGAEVEQPQGYPGWKPNLASPLLAVTRQRYQEAFGSEPELLAIHAGLECGLLTEKYPDLDIVSFGPNIRGAHSPDEKVQVSSVAKIWKLFAATMTELAGA; from the coding sequence ATGTCGACGCTGGAATCCCTGCAGCCGTCTGCCGTGTGGAGGATCTTCGAGAAGATGAGCGCGATCCCGCGCGGTTCGGGCAACGAGGCCGCCGTGCTGGGCATGTTCAAGGGCTGGGCCGACCGTCGCGGCCTTCCCTGGAAGCAGGACGAGGTGGGCAACCTGCTGATCTGCATCCCGGCCTCGCCGGGCCGGGAGAACGCGCCGACGGTGCTGATCCAGGGCCACGTCGACATGGTGTGCGAGAAGAACGCCGCCACCGCGCACGATTTCACGCGCGATCCGCTGAAACTCGTCGTCGACGGCGACTGGGTGAAGGCCACCGGCACCACGCTGGGCGCCGACAACGGCATCGGCGTGGCGATGGGCCTGGCGCTGGCCGACGACCGCACGGTCGTCCACGGCCCGGTCGAGGTGCTGCTGACGGTGGACGAGGAGCGGGGGCTGACCGGCGCCGCGGGCGTGAAGCCGGGCTTCTTCACCGCGAAGAAGATGATCAACCTCGACTCCGAGGATGACACCGCCATCTTCATCGGCTGCGCCGGCGGCCGCGATACGCGCTACGAACTGAAGAACCGGGCCGCCAAGGCGCCGAAGGATTCCGTGGGCCGCAAGGTGACGGTCCTGGGCCTGCGCGGCGGTCATTCGGGCCTGAACATCCACGAACATCGCGGGAACGCCATCAAGATCCTGGCGCGGGCACTGCAGGCAGCCGCCGCGCAGATGGACGTGCGGCTGGTCGAGATCAACGGCGGCAGCATGCGCAACGCCATCCCGCGCGAATGCGAAGCGAAGGTGACCGTGCCCAAGGCCGAGGCGCGCCGCTTCAAGCAGCTGCTCGATGCCTTCTTCGGGCGCATCGCCGCCGAGGAGCTGGCCGGCGTCGACGACAACTTCGCCTGGAAGGTGGCGACGGCCCAGGCGCCGCGCTGCTTCTCGCGCGAGTGCAGCGCCACGACCCTGAACCTGCTGTCGGCGATTCCCAACGGCGTCGGGGCGATGAGCCTGGACATTCCCGGGCTGGTCGAGACGAGCACGAACCTGGGCGTGGTCAAGACAGACGGCCTGCGCGTGGAGATCGTCTGCTGCAGTCGTTCGTCGGTCATGTCGTCCCTGCACGACCTGGTCGAGCAGCACCGCGCGCTGGGCCTGCTGGCCGGCGCCGAGGTGGAGCAGCCCCAGGGCTACCCGGGCTGGAAGCCGAACCTGGCCTCGCCGCTGCTGGCGGTCACCCGCCAGCGCTACCAGGAGGCCTTCGGGAGCGAACCCGAACTGCTGGCGATCCATGCCGGGCTCGAGTGCGGCCTGCTGACCGAGAAGTACCCCGACCTGGATATCGTCTCGTTCGGCCCGAACATCCGGGGCGCCCATTCGCCCGACGAGAAGGTCCAGGTATCTTCCGTGGCGAAGATCTGGAAGCTGTTCGCCGCGACGATGACCGAGTTGGCCGGGGCCTAG
- a CDS encoding SIMPL domain-containing protein yields the protein MSQTNGRGAYVIGIGIFLGLAVLGLLLGRGALQVRKLDRTVTVKGLAERDVPADIALWPLQFTAASNDASALYATVDKNAGIITGFLRAAGFTDDEITISPPSVTDKLAQQWGGDNVPLRYSATRTVTVYTPRIELVRATQKRLGELGRDGVVLGGDAYQSQTQFLFTKLNDLKPAMIEEATRNAREVAVKFAQDSESRLGRIKSAQQGQFTVEDRDQNNTHIKKVRVVSTVVYYLAD from the coding sequence ATGAGCCAGACGAACGGACGCGGCGCCTATGTGATCGGGATCGGCATCTTCCTGGGCCTGGCGGTCCTGGGACTGCTGCTCGGACGGGGCGCGTTGCAGGTTCGCAAGCTTGACCGCACGGTGACGGTGAAGGGACTGGCCGAGCGCGATGTGCCGGCGGACATCGCCCTGTGGCCGCTGCAGTTCACGGCGGCCTCGAACGACGCCTCGGCGCTCTATGCCACGGTGGACAAGAATGCCGGCATCATCACCGGTTTCCTGCGGGCGGCGGGCTTCACCGACGACGAGATCACCATCTCGCCGCCGTCCGTGACCGACAAGCTGGCGCAGCAGTGGGGCGGCGACAACGTCCCTCTGCGCTATTCGGCGACGCGGACGGTCACCGTGTACACGCCCCGGATCGAGCTGGTCCGTGCCACGCAGAAGCGGCTCGGCGAGCTCGGTCGCGACGGCGTCGTGCTCGGCGGCGACGCCTACCAGAGCCAGACGCAGTTCCTGTTCACCAAGCTCAATGACCTGAAGCCGGCCATGATCGAGGAAGCGACGCGCAACGCGCGCGAGGTGGCGGTCAAGTTCGCGCAGGACAGCGAAAGCCGGCTCGGGCGCATCAAGTCGGCGCAGCAGGGCCAGTTTACGGTCGAGGATCGCGACCAGAACAACACGCACATCAAGAAGGTCCGCGTCGTCTCGACCGTCGTCTACTACCTGGCCGACTGA
- a CDS encoding class I SAM-dependent methyltransferase, which yields MAFYTDFAGHYDEVFPLRGDVLKFLERELPAEGKVLDVGCGTGACCGHLTKPGRTCLGIDLDPGMIAQAESRYPEAEFRILGMQEVGLLPTGGFAAVICLGNVLPHLPLASLPGFLAAVHRLLRPGGAWVFQTVNFDPVLERKSHVFPIIRVPGNGLAFHRAYENITPGRMEFVTALTDPDRIIFRGREILYPLTSVSYRALHPADRWTPVLHHADFNGRPFEPESDSGSIWAWRRR from the coding sequence ATGGCCTTCTACACCGATTTTGCAGGGCACTATGACGAGGTGTTCCCGCTGCGCGGGGACGTGCTGAAGTTCCTCGAACGCGAACTGCCCGCCGAGGGCAAGGTCCTGGACGTCGGTTGCGGCACCGGTGCCTGCTGCGGCCACCTGACGAAGCCCGGCCGCACCTGCCTGGGCATCGACCTGGACCCGGGAATGATCGCCCAGGCCGAGAGCCGCTATCCGGAGGCTGAATTCCGCATCCTCGGAATGCAGGAGGTGGGCCTGCTGCCCACCGGCGGGTTCGCCGCCGTCATCTGCCTGGGCAACGTGCTGCCCCACCTGCCCCTGGCCTCGCTGCCCGGCTTCCTGGCGGCCGTGCATCGCCTGCTGCGGCCGGGCGGTGCCTGGGTCTTCCAGACGGTGAATTTCGACCCTGTCCTGGAGCGCAAGTCGCACGTGTTCCCCATCATCAGGGTTCCCGGGAACGGCCTTGCCTTCCACCGCGCGTACGAGAACATCACGCCGGGGCGAATGGAGTTCGTCACGGCGCTGACCGATCCGGACCGCATCATCTTCCGCGGTCGCGAGATCCTGTACCCCCTGACGAGCGTCAGCTACCGGGCCCTGCATCCGGCCGATCGCTGGACGCCGGTGCTGCACCACGCCGATTTCAACGGGCGTCCGTTCGAGCCGGAGTCCGATTCGGGCAGCATCTGGGCCTGGCGACGCCGTTAA
- a CDS encoding D-alanyl-D-alanine carboxypeptidase, with translation MKTELLRISRRWALLGLLLTATLIMGAATVSAAESLAPARVTGDFASAIVLDVNTGMILEAYREHERRPPASMLKMMTELVVLERIEAGVLTLDDIVTVSGNAAKVGGSQVYLKDGEQFTVRDLLMALAIHSANDAATALAEHVAGSTAAFVELMNAKARDLNMNNTEFHSVHGLPPARGQRSDISTAYDMTLLARELLKHPESTEWGSMAEAPFRGGQFTLHNPNRLIGKFRGLDGLKTGYTKPAGFCVTATAEQNGQRLLSVVMGCSTNNARASETTRLLTMAFNMFEPVKIIDGPGDALPQMLAVKDGKVREVQVTYGEALTVSVPRGRRADLVIEREITKQATAPLAAGAEVGRALVKLGDRLLGSVPIITMQEAPRGSWFHRLVH, from the coding sequence ATGAAGACGGAGCTGCTTCGTATTTCCCGCCGATGGGCCCTGCTGGGCCTCCTGCTGACCGCTACTCTGATCATGGGCGCCGCCACGGTGTCCGCCGCCGAGAGCCTGGCCCCGGCCCGGGTCACGGGCGATTTCGCCTCTGCCATCGTCCTCGACGTGAACACGGGGATGATCCTGGAAGCCTACCGCGAGCACGAGCGCCGTCCGCCGGCCTCGATGCTCAAGATGATGACCGAGCTGGTGGTGCTCGAGCGCATCGAGGCCGGCGTCCTGACCCTCGATGACATCGTGACCGTGTCGGGCAACGCCGCCAAGGTGGGCGGCTCGCAGGTGTACCTGAAGGACGGCGAGCAGTTCACCGTCCGCGACCTGTTGATGGCCCTGGCCATCCACTCGGCCAACGATGCCGCCACCGCACTGGCCGAGCACGTGGCCGGCAGCACGGCGGCCTTCGTCGAGTTGATGAACGCCAAGGCGCGTGACCTCAACATGAACAACACCGAGTTCCACTCGGTGCACGGCCTGCCGCCGGCGCGCGGCCAGCGGTCGGACATCTCCACCGCATACGACATGACCTTGTTGGCTCGCGAGCTGCTCAAGCATCCCGAGTCGACAGAGTGGGGTTCGATGGCCGAGGCGCCGTTCCGCGGCGGCCAGTTCACGCTGCACAACCCGAACCGCCTGATCGGCAAGTTCCGCGGACTCGACGGCCTGAAGACCGGCTACACCAAGCCCGCCGGCTTCTGCGTGACCGCCACCGCCGAACAGAACGGGCAGCGCCTGCTGTCGGTCGTCATGGGCTGCTCGACCAACAACGCCCGCGCCTCGGAAACCACCCGCCTGCTGACCATGGCCTTCAACATGTTCGAGCCGGTGAAGATCATCGACGGCCCCGGCGACGCGCTGCCGCAGATGCTGGCGGTCAAGGACGGCAAGGTGCGCGAGGTGCAGGTCACATATGGCGAGGCGCTCACCGTGAGCGTGCCCCGCGGTCGCCGGGCCGACCTGGTGATCGAGCGTGAGATCACCAAGCAGGCAACGGCGCCGCTGGCTGCCGGCGCCGAAGTGGGTCGCGCCCTGGTCAAGCTGGGAGACCGCCTGCTGGGCAGCGTGCCCATCATCACGATGCAGGAAGCGCCCCGCGGCAGCTGGTTCCACCGGCTGGTCCACTGA
- a CDS encoding tetratricopeptide repeat protein encodes MAAAPLAVHPAARLAFLLLALGAACGGCAGTAGRSCDADRALLRAIVSDSLAIDPFLALTPAAQAARRGDAVDLARGAAQAREPGERIRLAAAAVAAAPDDPQLWLAAADAWRAAGDQLQTATALGGAAAAVRRLNDAGAPLAARGSAFRREAALATALTRAWHHYERAEWTDADDWALAAMQVEPASQGALQLRGLAQGRLGQTPRVLEITAELQRLDIFTPYLRWVLAVHDESLGRLRGALNQCLNLRPQASRALECYRDMGALAERLGEWTLAEDWYSQSAAASPLAGDPCLERLLLPRLEPGEKGRPSREAPVWLAMGRNYITGSLSAYARHALGRFEAAADGADRGLWGGLAVNAAGIMLRREPAHPQALRLRGLVFAASGNADLARDDLRRASIALAEAGQPADARVEAELGRLLLAREDLSGALPRLRSAVRLDPQAASAWADLGMALATAGDAEGALAALTRSVDLAPDRPTAWYNRGCCTCMRTGSTRPKATLAGPRAWRPTTPTSRGSCSRCAWPGPAPAPVAPSPEPGRTAGSPDSPNPTRSAPMSIRPSMRPTFEIPMKVDGTRTMARIKARLERGGGRVTGQVVGCYAYIQLPPEQQSLLSPYLNLQLLPRGDRIVLHGRFSPRPNVWTGFMAVYGVLSLVGLGGVMLGWAQTTVDEYPWGFWLGPAALALIAFVYGAAVIGQGLTQDEMYLLRNFVDRMVAGDERDDDDPAAPEPDTDKPRTDEPTADQA; translated from the coding sequence ATGGCGGCGGCCCCTCTCGCTGTCCATCCTGCAGCGCGCCTCGCCTTCCTCCTGCTCGCCCTGGGGGCCGCGTGCGGCGGCTGTGCCGGCACCGCCGGCCGCAGCTGCGACGCCGACCGTGCGCTCCTGCGCGCCATTGTCTCCGATTCCCTGGCCATCGACCCCTTCCTGGCGCTGACGCCTGCAGCGCAGGCTGCGCGTCGTGGCGACGCTGTCGACCTGGCAAGGGGGGCCGCGCAGGCCCGCGAACCGGGCGAGCGGATCCGCCTGGCGGCAGCGGCCGTGGCGGCGGCCCCCGACGATCCGCAGCTCTGGCTGGCGGCGGCCGACGCCTGGCGCGCCGCCGGCGACCAGTTGCAGACAGCCACCGCGCTGGGAGGCGCGGCGGCGGCTGTGCGCCGCCTCAACGACGCCGGCGCGCCCCTGGCCGCGCGTGGATCCGCCTTCAGGCGCGAAGCGGCCCTGGCCACGGCCCTGACCCGCGCCTGGCACCACTACGAGCGGGCCGAGTGGACCGACGCCGATGACTGGGCGCTGGCGGCGATGCAGGTCGAGCCCGCCAGCCAGGGCGCCCTGCAACTGCGCGGGCTGGCGCAGGGGCGCCTGGGCCAGACGCCCCGCGTGCTGGAGATCACCGCCGAACTGCAGCGCCTCGACATCTTCACGCCGTACCTGCGCTGGGTCCTGGCCGTGCACGACGAGAGCCTTGGCCGCCTGCGCGGCGCCCTGAACCAGTGCCTGAACCTGCGTCCGCAGGCGTCGCGCGCGCTCGAGTGCTATCGCGACATGGGCGCCTTGGCCGAACGGCTCGGTGAATGGACGCTGGCCGAGGACTGGTACTCCCAGTCGGCGGCTGCCAGTCCCTTGGCCGGCGATCCCTGCCTGGAGCGCCTGCTGCTGCCGCGCCTGGAGCCGGGGGAGAAGGGGCGGCCCTCGCGCGAAGCGCCGGTCTGGCTGGCCATGGGGCGGAACTACATCACCGGATCGCTTTCGGCGTACGCGCGGCACGCCCTGGGCCGTTTCGAGGCCGCCGCCGACGGAGCGGACCGCGGCCTGTGGGGCGGCCTGGCCGTCAATGCGGCCGGGATCATGCTGAGACGTGAACCTGCGCACCCGCAGGCGCTGCGCCTGCGCGGCCTCGTCTTCGCGGCCTCCGGCAACGCCGACCTGGCGCGCGATGACCTGCGCCGCGCCTCGATCGCGCTGGCCGAGGCCGGGCAGCCAGCCGACGCACGCGTGGAAGCCGAACTGGGCCGGCTCCTGCTGGCGCGCGAGGACCTGTCGGGCGCGTTGCCGCGCCTGCGCAGCGCCGTCCGGCTGGATCCGCAGGCCGCTTCCGCCTGGGCCGACCTCGGCATGGCCCTGGCTACGGCCGGCGATGCCGAAGGTGCCCTCGCCGCCCTCACCCGTTCCGTTGATCTGGCCCCCGACCGCCCCACGGCGTGGTACAATCGGGGTTGCTGCACATGCATGCGCACCGGCTCGACGAGGCCGAAAGCGACCTTGGCCGGGCCGCGCGCCTGGCGCCCGACAACGCCGACATCGCGCGGCTCCTGCAGCAGGTGCGCCTGGCCCGGACCCGCTCCGGCGCCGGTGGCGCCAAGCCCTGAGCCGGGCAGGACTGCCGGCTCACCGGATTCCCCGAACCCGACCCGGAGCGCGCCGATGTCCATCCGCCCGAGCATGCGCCCCACGTTCGAGATCCCGATGAAGGTCGACGGCACCCGCACCATGGCCCGCATCAAGGCGCGGCTCGAACGCGGTGGCGGCCGCGTCACCGGGCAGGTCGTGGGCTGCTATGCCTACATCCAGCTGCCCCCCGAGCAACAATCACTGTTGTCGCCGTACCTGAACCTGCAGCTGTTGCCGCGGGGCGATCGCATCGTGCTGCACGGCCGCTTCAGCCCGCGCCCCAACGTCTGGACGGGATTCATGGCCGTCTACGGCGTGCTTTCCCTGGTCGGCCTCGGGGGCGTCATGCTCGGCTGGGCGCAGACCACCGTCGACGAGTATCCATGGGGCTTCTGGCTGGGGCCCGCCGCGCTGGCGTTGATCGCCTTCGTCTACGGCGCGGCCGTCATCGGCCAGGGCCTGACCCAGGACGAGATGTACCTGCTGCGGAACTTCGTCGACCGCATGGTGGCCGGTGACGAGCGGGATGATGACGATCCGGCCGCACCCGAACCGGACACGGACAAACCACGCACGGACGAACCGACTGCAGACCAGGCATGA
- a CDS encoding DUF2132 domain-containing protein produces the protein MTGQQPGNPLHGLTLEQILVSLVGHYGWDELGRRIRIRCFTTDPSVESSLKFLRRTPWARKQVEDLYLRMGRRRSGR, from the coding sequence ATGACCGGACAACAGCCAGGCAATCCGCTGCACGGCCTGACCCTGGAACAGATCCTGGTCAGCCTGGTGGGCCATTACGGGTGGGACGAGCTCGGGCGGCGCATCCGGATCCGCTGCTTCACCACCGACCCCAGCGTCGAATCCAGCCTGAAGTTCCTGCGCCGGACTCCCTGGGCGCGCAAGCAGGTCGAGGATCTCTACCTGCGCATGGGAAGAAGGCGGTCCGGAAGGTAG
- a CDS encoding PD40 domain-containing protein, translated as MFRCPNPPAGRNPRRSWRHALALALVLLAPAIALAASPADPAAAAPDFGDTRLLRFPDIHGDTIVFTYAGDLWTVSAKGGEARRLTAAPGYASQPKFSPDGKLIAFSGNYDGNHDVYVVDAAGGEPRRLTWHPSFDRVIDWQPDGKSIRFQSGRESNTGRDLQLYTVPVDGGLPVKMILPTAGLSSYSPDGKVIAFNRVTTENRTWKRYKGGWAPDVWTYDFAANRSQRLTDWAGSDNFPMWHGDTIYYTSDRTDRLQVWAYDTKTAQHRQVTFHDEYDVKTPSLGTDSIVYENGGWLYVLDLKGGQPRKVTVSLHSDNVLTRPVIKSVAEQITSAGVAPDAKRAVFAARGEIFTVPAEKGDVRNLTMTPGVRDLAPAWSPDGKQVAWLSDRTGEYEIWLKGADGRGEAEAAHQRLEDLPSAAGLVARRQAPGRQRRRHESLAGRRDERRLHAGRAFDLRRDRQLELGAARRLAGLRQGRIQRLSLDLPVRGGRRQDAPRDFRLQRFVGTLLRRQGRLPVLRLEPSLRTHAGRVRPEPVVDEHGRHLRGDAACRCGPPVPARKRRSRRRWRRGRGRKGRRQGRGQGRQEERQEGQGHQVGEARRHRDGRAHRPPGGAGHPVRQLHAPAVRRRQAVLPEPPVHARRRP; from the coding sequence ATGTTCCGCTGCCCGAATCCGCCCGCCGGCCGGAATCCGCGCCGATCCTGGCGTCACGCCCTGGCCCTGGCCCTGGTGCTGCTGGCGCCTGCCATCGCACTGGCCGCGTCGCCCGCCGACCCCGCCGCCGCCGCCCCCGACTTCGGCGACACGCGCCTGCTGCGCTTCCCCGACATCCACGGGGACACGATCGTCTTCACGTACGCCGGCGACCTCTGGACCGTGTCGGCCAAGGGCGGCGAAGCGCGCCGACTGACCGCGGCCCCGGGCTACGCCTCGCAGCCGAAGTTCTCGCCCGACGGCAAGCTGATCGCGTTCTCGGGCAACTACGACGGCAACCACGACGTGTACGTGGTCGACGCTGCCGGCGGCGAGCCGCGGCGGCTGACCTGGCACCCCTCGTTCGACCGCGTGATCGACTGGCAGCCTGACGGCAAGTCGATCCGGTTCCAGTCGGGCCGCGAGAGCAACACCGGTCGCGACCTGCAGCTCTACACGGTGCCCGTGGACGGCGGGCTGCCGGTGAAGATGATCCTGCCGACGGCCGGCCTGTCGAGCTACTCGCCCGACGGCAAGGTGATCGCCTTCAACCGCGTCACCACTGAGAACCGCACCTGGAAGCGCTACAAGGGCGGCTGGGCCCCGGACGTGTGGACCTACGACTTCGCCGCCAATCGGTCGCAGCGCCTCACCGACTGGGCGGGCTCCGACAACTTCCCGATGTGGCACGGCGACACGATCTACTACACCAGTGACCGCACCGATCGCCTGCAGGTCTGGGCCTACGACACGAAGACCGCCCAGCACCGCCAGGTCACGTTCCACGACGAGTACGACGTGAAGACCCCGAGCCTGGGCACCGACTCGATCGTCTACGAGAACGGCGGCTGGCTGTACGTGCTCGACCTGAAGGGCGGCCAGCCCCGCAAGGTGACCGTTTCGCTGCACAGCGACAACGTGCTGACGCGCCCGGTGATCAAGTCCGTGGCCGAGCAGATCACCAGCGCCGGCGTGGCCCCGGACGCCAAGCGCGCCGTCTTCGCCGCTCGCGGCGAGATCTTCACGGTGCCGGCGGAGAAGGGCGATGTCCGCAACCTGACCATGACGCCGGGCGTGCGCGACCTGGCTCCCGCCTGGTCGCCCGACGGCAAGCAGGTGGCCTGGCTGAGCGACCGGACCGGCGAGTACGAGATCTGGCTGAAGGGCGCCGACGGCCGCGGCGAGGCGGAAGCAGCTCACCAGCGGCTCGAAGACCTACCGTCTGCAGCTGGACTGGTCGCCCGACGGCAAGCACCTGGCCGTCAACGACGCCGACATGAATCTCTGGCTGGTCGACGCGACGAGCGGCGCCTCCACGCTGGTCGGGCATTCGACCTCCGGCGAGATCGACAACTGGAGCTGGGCGCCGCGCGGCGGCTGGCTGGCCTACGCCAAGGGCGAATCCAACGGCTATCGCTCGATCTACCTGTACGAGGTGGCCGGCGGCAAGACGCACCGCGTGACTTCCGACTTCAACGATTCGTCGGCACCCTGCTTCGACGACAAGGGCGACTACCTGTTCTTCGTCTCGAGCCGTCACTTCGCACCCACGCTGGGCGGGTTCGACCTGAACCCGTTGTGGACGAACATGGACGGCATCTACGTGGCGACGCTGCGTGCCGATGTGGCCCACCCGTTCCCGCCCGAAAGCGACGAAGTCGGCGCCGGTGGCGACGAGGGCGAGGAAGGAAAGGACGCCGACAAGGAAGAGGCCAAGGACGGCAAGAAGAGCGACAAGAAGGACAAGGACACCAAGTCGGAGAAGCCCGTCGTCATCGAGACGGCCGGGCTCATCGACCGCCAGGTGGCGCTGGACATCCCGTCCGGCAACTACATGCGCCTGCAGTTCGCCGAAGGCAAGCTGTTCTACCTGAGCCGCCCGTTCACGCCCGGCGGCGGCCGTGA
- a CDS encoding M20/M25/M40 family metallo-hydrolase gives MLSRPSPRPSRAAFLFAGLLLAGAAPAMAQTSVTAPADTATFAWRTLASLCDLVGSRPAGSPQMARAVDWAVTTLRAAGFDSVWTEPVTVPVWTRGREWARCTAPAPFDMQLLGLGLSDGTGPDGIEAEVLVVRSFEELEQRAGEASGRIVLFNMPWVDYGTTVQYRSKGASTAAKHGAVACLIRSVTPFSLGTPHTGMMRYADDAPRIPAAALTVEDAARLQRLADRGLWPRVHLYMEARNLGDGPCANVVADIRGEKWPEEIVLLGAHLDSWDVGTCAHDDAAGCAMMMAAARELMLEGRRPARTVRVVLYTAEEIGVYGGRAYRDAHLGEIDRHVVAMESDSGAFAPRGFSVAGDSLAVARVAELAAPLAAFGAESVTSGGSGADVHPLVELGVPGIGHRVEGDTYFHFHHSPADNLDKVDPVLVNRNVEAIAGLAGALAADPRPLPRRQPAQPATR, from the coding sequence ATGCTTTCGCGCCCCTCCCCTCGCCCGAGCCGCGCGGCGTTCCTGTTCGCGGGGCTGCTGCTGGCCGGCGCCGCGCCGGCCATGGCGCAGACGTCCGTGACGGCCCCCGCCGACACGGCCACCTTCGCCTGGCGCACGCTGGCTTCGCTGTGCGACCTGGTGGGCAGCCGCCCTGCCGGGAGCCCGCAGATGGCGCGCGCCGTCGACTGGGCCGTCACGACGCTGCGCGCCGCCGGCTTCGACAGCGTCTGGACCGAACCGGTAACGGTGCCGGTGTGGACACGCGGCCGCGAGTGGGCGCGGTGCACGGCCCCGGCGCCCTTCGATATGCAACTGCTCGGGCTGGGGCTGAGCGACGGCACCGGGCCGGACGGCATCGAGGCCGAAGTGCTCGTCGTGCGCAGTTTCGAGGAACTGGAACAGCGCGCCGGCGAGGCGAGCGGACGCATCGTGCTGTTCAACATGCCGTGGGTCGACTACGGGACCACGGTGCAGTACCGCAGCAAGGGCGCCAGCACGGCCGCGAAGCACGGTGCCGTGGCCTGCCTGATCCGCTCGGTGACGCCGTTCAGCCTCGGCACGCCGCACACCGGCATGATGCGCTATGCCGACGACGCGCCGCGCATTCCCGCCGCCGCTCTCACCGTCGAGGACGCCGCGCGCCTGCAGCGCCTGGCCGATCGCGGCCTGTGGCCGCGCGTGCACCTGTACATGGAGGCGCGCAATCTCGGCGACGGACCCTGTGCGAACGTCGTGGCCGACATCCGCGGCGAGAAGTGGCCGGAAGAGATCGTGCTGCTGGGTGCGCACCTCGATTCGTGGGACGTTGGCACCTGTGCGCACGACGACGCGGCCGGCTGCGCCATGATGATGGCGGCGGCACGCGAGCTGATGCTGGAAGGCCGGCGACCGGCCCGCACGGTGCGCGTGGTGCTGTACACGGCCGAGGAGATCGGGGTCTACGGCGGCCGGGCCTATCGCGATGCCCATCTGGGCGAGATCGACCGCCACGTGGTCGCCATGGAGAGCGACTCGGGCGCCTTTGCGCCGCGCGGCTTCTCCGTGGCCGGCGACTCGCTGGCCGTGGCACGGGTAGCCGAGTTGGCGGCCCCGCTTGCGGCGTTCGGCGCCGAGTCCGTGACGTCCGGCGGCTCGGGCGCCGACGTGCACCCGCTGGTGGAGCTGGGCGTGCCCGGCATCGGGCACCGGGTGGAAGGCGATACCTACTTCCACTTCCACCACTCGCCGGCCGACAACCTGGACAAGGTGGATCCGGTGCTCGTGAACCGGAACGTCGAGGCCATCGCCGGGCTGGCCGGCGCGCTGGCCGCCGATCCCCGGCCCCTGCCGCGTCGCCAGCCGGCGCAACCTGCGACCCGTTGA